Proteins from a single region of Desulfobacter postgatei 2ac9:
- a CDS encoding type I restriction endonuclease, with product MNKITESAIEKFTIELLEKSGNHYIYGPTIAPDGETPERESFEDVLLIERLRKAIGRINPTVPQDCREDAVKLIQRLISPELIANNEAFKLMSGEVRVAI from the coding sequence ATGAACAAAATAACCGAATCCGCAATTGAAAAATTCACCATCGAACTGCTGGAGAAATCCGGGAACCACTATATTTACGGCCCAACCATTGCGCCTGACGGTGAAACCCCGGAGCGGGAATCCTTTGAAGATGTGCTGCTGATTGAGAGACTGCGCAAAGCGATTGGCAGAATCAATCCGACCGTGCCGCAGGACTGCCGGGAAGACGCCGTAAAACTGATTCAGCGACTCATTTCCCCGGAACTAATTGCGAACAATGAGGCCTTCAAACTGATGAGCGGCGAGGTACGGGTGGCGATATGA
- the rhuM gene encoding virulence protein RhuM/Fic/DOC family protein has product MNDQENPITLYQTPDGKISLDVRLETDTVWLTQAQMVELFGRDQSVVSRHIRNALNEGEVNEESNMQKLHIANSDRPVAFYDLDVIISVGYRIKSPQGVRFRRWATQVLRRYLLQGYTLNEARFSENAAELEQALALIRKAARSTAVTAASGSGLVEIISRYTQTFLWLQRYDEGLLTDPEGQPGGTLPTEKEARDSLTALKQTLIGRGEATHLFALDRDNGLKAILGNLDQTVFGEPAYPTLESKAAHLLYFMVKDHPFADGNKRSAALLFVDFMARNGRLFNRKEEPVINDSGLVALTLLVAESDPKQKETMIRLIMNILAPEHKGGL; this is encoded by the coding sequence ATGAATGATCAGGAAAACCCCATCACCCTCTACCAAACCCCGGACGGCAAGATCAGCCTGGATGTGCGTCTGGAAACGGACACGGTCTGGCTGACCCAGGCTCAGATGGTCGAGCTTTTCGGCAGGGATCAATCCGTGGTTTCACGCCATATCCGAAACGCACTGAATGAAGGCGAGGTGAACGAAGAAAGCAATATGCAAAAATTGCATATTGCAAATTCCGACCGCCCTGTCGCCTTTTATGATCTTGACGTGATCATATCGGTGGGCTACCGGATCAAATCCCCGCAAGGTGTCAGGTTCAGGCGCTGGGCCACCCAGGTGCTGCGCCGGTATCTGCTCCAGGGCTATACCCTCAATGAAGCCCGATTCTCAGAAAACGCCGCCGAGCTGGAACAGGCCCTGGCACTGATCCGCAAGGCTGCCCGATCCACGGCCGTCACCGCCGCGTCGGGCAGCGGGCTGGTGGAGATCATCAGCCGCTACACCCAAACCTTTTTGTGGCTGCAACGATACGACGAAGGGCTTCTGACCGATCCGGAAGGCCAACCGGGCGGAACCCTGCCCACGGAGAAAGAGGCCAGGGACTCACTGACAGCGCTCAAGCAAACCCTCATCGGACGCGGGGAAGCCACCCATCTGTTCGCCCTGGACCGAGACAATGGATTAAAGGCGATTCTCGGCAATCTGGACCAAACCGTGTTCGGAGAACCCGCTTATCCCACCCTGGAAAGTAAGGCGGCCCATCTTCTTTATTTTATGGTCAAGGATCACCCGTTTGCCGACGGCAACAAACGGAGCGCCGCTCTTTTGTTCGTAGATTTCATGGCCCGGAACGGACGCCTGTTCAACCGCAAAGAAGAGCCCGTGATCAACGATTCCGGCCTTGTCGCCCTGACCCTGCTGGTGGCGGAGTCCGACCCCAAACAAAAGGAAACCATGATCCGGTTGATCATGAATATTCTCGCCCCTGAACACAAGGGCGGTCTATGA